In Hyphomicrobium denitrificans ATCC 51888, the DNA window GCACGATGGACTTCATCGATAACGCGTTCAACGAACACTCCGGGACGCTGCGCGGCCGGGCAATCCTTCCGAACAAGGACGGATTGCTGACGCCCGGCGTCTTTGCGCGCCTTGCTCTTTATGCCGGCGACATCGATGCGTTTCTCATCCCCGACGATACCATCGTTTCGGATCAGGCTCACAAGATCGTCTACACCGTCAACGCCGACGATGTGGTCGTCGCGACGCCGGTGGAGCTTGGACCGATCTACGAGGGGCTGCGCGTCATCAAATCTGGGCTCAAAGCCGACGATCGCGTGGTGATCGAAGGGGTCGCCAATCCGGCCATCAGACCCGGATCGAAAGTTGCGCCAACTCCTGGCGCAATCAAGCCGCCCGAGAAAACCGCACAGAAGTAACTCGCGCTCAAACGCAGAAAACGTCCAATGCGCCTCACCCATTTCTTCATAGACCGGCCGATTTTCGCATCCGTCGTGTCGCTGATCATCACGATCCTCGGATTGATCTCGGTGAATTTCCTGCCGATCGCCGAGTATCCGGAGATCGCGCCGCCGACGGTCAGCATTCACGCGACGTATCCAGGCGCCTCCGCGCAGGTGATCGCGGAGACGGTCGCGACGCCGATCGAGCAGGAAGTCAACGGCGTTGACGACATGCTCTACATCAACTCGCAGTCGACGGGTGACGGGCAGGTGACGATCAGCGTCATCTTCAAGCCGGGCACCGACGTCGATCAGGCGCAGGTGCTGGTGCAGAATCGCGTGTCGGTGGCGGAGCCGCGTCTGCCGGAAGACGTGCGCCGTCTGGGCATTTCGGTGCGCAAGGCGTCGCCCGACCTGATGATGGTCGTGCATATGGTGTCGCCCGACGGCACGCGCGACCAGCAGTACATTTCGAACTACGCGACGCTCTATGTGAAAGACGTGCTGACGCGCATCGACGGGATCGGCGACGTCAACGTGTTCGGCGCACGCGACTACTCGATGCGCATCTGGCTCGATCCCGACAAGATGTCGTCGCGTGGACTGACGGCGGGCGATGTCGTGGCTGCGCTACAGGCGGCAAACTTGCAGGTCGCGGCCGGCTCGATCAACCAGCCGCCCGCGACATCGGACGGCGCATTCACGCTCAACGTCCAGACGCTCGGTCGCCTGAAAGCCACGAGCGAGTTCGAAGACATCGTGGTCAGGGCAGAACCCGGCGGACAGGTCATCCGAGTTCGCGACATTGCGCGCGTCGAGCTCGGCGCGCAGGACTACACCGTCAATGCGTATCTCGATAATCGCAACGCGACGGCGCTTGTGCTGTTCCAGAAGCCGGGCTCGAATGCGCTCGCGACGGCGTCCGCCGTCAAGCAGCAGATGGAACTGCTGAAGAAGAGCTTCCCGCCGGGCCTCGACTACACCGTCGTCTATAACCCGACCGAATTCATTCAGTTCTCGATCGACGCCGTCGTCAAGACGCTCGCCGAAGCGATCCTGCTTGTCGTGCTGGTCGTCATTCTGTTTCTGCAAACGTGGCGTGCGGCGATCATTCCGATCCTCGCCATTCCGGTGTCGCTGATCGGCACGTTCTTCATTATGAGCCTGCTCGGCATCACGTTCAACACGCTGTCGCTGTTCGGACTGGTGCTTGCGATCGGCATCGTCGTCGACGACGCGATCGTCGTGGTCGAGAACGTCGAGCGTTACATCGAGCAAGGCATGAGTCCGAAGGCCGCGGCTCATAAAACGATGGACGAGGTCGGCACGGCGCTGATCGCGATCTCGCTCGTGCTCATCGGCGTGTTCCTGCCGACGGCCTTCATCACGGGCCTGCAGGGAACGTTCTTCAAGCAGTTCGCCATCACGATCGCTGCGTCGACGGCATTGTCGCTGATCGTGTCGCTCACGCTATCGCCCGCGATGGCGGCGCTGTTGTTGAAGCCGCATCGCGCAGCACACGAGAAGCAGAACATTCTTGCGAGAATTCTCGGTGCGCCGCTGAGGCTGTTCTTCCGCGCCTTCAACTGGGCGTTCGGTGCGCTGTCGCACGGCTATGCGTGGCTGACGAGCAAGCTCATCAAAATCAGCTTGCTTCTGATCCTCGTCTATTGCGGCCTGCTGTTCGCGACGTACACGCGCTTGACGGCGACGCCGACGGGGCTCGTCCCGCCGCTCGATCGCGCGTATCTGATCGTTGCGTTGCAGTTGCCGCCGGGCTCGACGCTCAGCCGCACCGACGCCGTCGTGCGCAAGGCCGGTGATATTCTGCTGTCGCGGCCCGGGATCAACCACTCCGTCGCTTTCGTCGGCTTCGACGGCGCGACATTCACCAACGCGCCGAACACAGGCGTGATCTTCGTCAGTCTGGCTCCATTCGCCGAGCGGGCGCACACCGGTTTAGCGAAAGACGCGATTTTAAACGACCTGCGGCAGCAGATGGCGCAGATCAAGGAAGCGTTCGTGCTCGTCATCGAACCGCCATCGGTGCCGGGCATCGGCACGGGCGGCGGCCTCAAAGGTTACGTTCAGGACAAGGGCGGACGCGGGCTGCCAGCGCTCGAGGGCGCAGCGTGGGCGATGGCCGGCGCGTCCGGACAACAGCCCGGCTTCGCGCAGGCGTTCACGCTCTTCAACGTGCGTACGCCCGAGATCTACGCCGACATCGACCGCACCAAAGCCGAGCAGCTCGGCGTACCGATCAGCCGCGTGTTCGAGACGTTGTCGGTCTATATGGGATCGGCGTTCGTCAACGACTTCAACATTCTCGGCCGCACGTATCGCGTGACGGCGCAGGCCGACAATCCATTCCGCCTGTCCTTGCGCGACGTCGCCAATCTCAAGACGCGAAGCAATACGGGCGAGATGGTGCCGATCGGATCGGTCGCGACATTCAGCGACACGACGGGCGCGTACCGCGTGCCGCGCTACAATCTCTATCCGGCG includes these proteins:
- a CDS encoding efflux RND transporter permease subunit — protein: MRLTHFFIDRPIFASVVSLIITILGLISVNFLPIAEYPEIAPPTVSIHATYPGASAQVIAETVATPIEQEVNGVDDMLYINSQSTGDGQVTISVIFKPGTDVDQAQVLVQNRVSVAEPRLPEDVRRLGISVRKASPDLMMVVHMVSPDGTRDQQYISNYATLYVKDVLTRIDGIGDVNVFGARDYSMRIWLDPDKMSSRGLTAGDVVAALQAANLQVAAGSINQPPATSDGAFTLNVQTLGRLKATSEFEDIVVRAEPGGQVIRVRDIARVELGAQDYTVNAYLDNRNATALVLFQKPGSNALATASAVKQQMELLKKSFPPGLDYTVVYNPTEFIQFSIDAVVKTLAEAILLVVLVVILFLQTWRAAIIPILAIPVSLIGTFFIMSLLGITFNTLSLFGLVLAIGIVVDDAIVVVENVERYIEQGMSPKAAAHKTMDEVGTALIAISLVLIGVFLPTAFITGLQGTFFKQFAITIAASTALSLIVSLTLSPAMAALLLKPHRAAHEKQNILARILGAPLRLFFRAFNWAFGALSHGYAWLTSKLIKISLLLILVYCGLLFATYTRLTATPTGLVPPLDRAYLIVALQLPPGSTLSRTDAVVRKAGDILLSRPGINHSVAFVGFDGATFTNAPNTGVIFVSLAPFAERAHTGLAKDAILNDLRQQMAQIKEAFVLVIEPPSVPGIGTGGGLKGYVQDKGGRGLPALEGAAWAMAGASGQQPGFAQAFTLFNVRTPEIYADIDRTKAEQLGVPISRVFETLSVYMGSAFVNDFNILGRTYRVTAQADNPFRLSLRDVANLKTRSNTGEMVPIGSVATFSDTTGAYRVPRYNLYPAAEVQVQLLRGYSTGEAIKTMEAIADKVLPSGFGFEWTEIALQEKLAGNTAILAFGLSVVFVFLLLSALYESWMLPLSVILIVPMCILAAMIGVNIRGLDRNILVEIGLIVLVGLAAKNAILIVEFAKQGEDQGLSRSEAAVEAARTRLRPILMTSLAFILGVVPLVFAEGAGAEMRQSLGTAVFSGMLGVTLFGLIFTPVFYVVVRKLSPRPRDSADIEAGEATR